A window from Thalassophryne amazonica chromosome 15, fThaAma1.1, whole genome shotgun sequence encodes these proteins:
- the LOC117526262 gene encoding HMG box-containing protein 4-like isoform X1 yields MEPASPSSMLEHWEYVDEQSSMMDCPVTRPFPPPGSPLTHRPYPIMPTPTSVASTTGYSISLSPGSTGSASDSLGSTPWNPVSTAAYLHLLGESLSLIGYRLQDTNKMVSVSSSLSLLLDSLLCALAPLICLTSDIPELSNCTQHTLVATLENIDYLMPGL; encoded by the exons GCGAGTCCAAGCTCCATGCTGGAGCATTGGGAGTACGTTGATGAGCAGAGCAGCATGATGGATTGTCCTGTCACCAGACCTTTTCCACCACCAGGCTCTCCGCTGACACACAGACCTTATCCCATCATGCCTACACCCACTTCAGTTGCTAGTACAACAGGTTACTCAATTAGTTTAAGTCCTGGGTCTACTGGTTCAGCATCTGACTCTCTTGGATCCACACCCTGGAATCCTGTCAGCACTGCAGCTTATCTGCACCTCTTGGGAGAATCCTTGTCTTTGATTGGATACCGGCTCCAGGACACAAAT aAAATGGTATCTGTGTCTAGCAGCTTGTCCCTACTGTTGGACTCCTTGCTGTGTGCCTTGGCTCCCCTCATCTGCCTCACCTCAGACATCCCGGAGCTCAGTAACTGCACACAGCACACTCTG GTTGCTACTCTGGAGAACATTGACTACTTGATGCCTGGGCTCTGA
- the LOC117526262 gene encoding HMG box-containing protein 4-like isoform X2 — MLEHWEYVDEQSSMMDCPVTRPFPPPGSPLTHRPYPIMPTPTSVASTTGYSISLSPGSTGSASDSLGSTPWNPVSTAAYLHLLGESLSLIGYRLQDTNKMVSVSSSLSLLLDSLLCALAPLICLTSDIPELSNCTQHTLVATLENIDYLMPGL; from the exons ATGCTGGAGCATTGGGAGTACGTTGATGAGCAGAGCAGCATGATGGATTGTCCTGTCACCAGACCTTTTCCACCACCAGGCTCTCCGCTGACACACAGACCTTATCCCATCATGCCTACACCCACTTCAGTTGCTAGTACAACAGGTTACTCAATTAGTTTAAGTCCTGGGTCTACTGGTTCAGCATCTGACTCTCTTGGATCCACACCCTGGAATCCTGTCAGCACTGCAGCTTATCTGCACCTCTTGGGAGAATCCTTGTCTTTGATTGGATACCGGCTCCAGGACACAAAT aAAATGGTATCTGTGTCTAGCAGCTTGTCCCTACTGTTGGACTCCTTGCTGTGTGCCTTGGCTCCCCTCATCTGCCTCACCTCAGACATCCCGGAGCTCAGTAACTGCACACAGCACACTCTG GTTGCTACTCTGGAGAACATTGACTACTTGATGCCTGGGCTCTGA
- the LOC117526261 gene encoding serine-rich adhesin for platelets isoform X1, protein MSQDFRGSSYGSSPSELRLVLLGNIGCGKTSSGDTILSQVSPILSSGLSGSCQVRQGFIESRRVTLVEAPRWYWNSGHMEATVRKETERAFTLVAPGPHAILVLVPVGQFTELDSRVPAELKEVFGEEVLDHTMVLLTCGDYLMGRTLQEYLQKENPGLRQIIDQCGGRCHVINNRQRQKREQVSGLFEMVENMVQKHGIYYPKTWQEREMETQLKKREQELEEKYRVSREEKKSTTASTHIPCTEIQRNIEKEDYGVTMLRRRAEREEMERTAVNAASNGLHSKPQPNDSTTHRFERTPSFKLNADGAKLSQMSEVRPAEKIVTTFHHRLNSLDDRSPEASPTSSPHSPVFSSSSYYSSQTGAPSSPSSYFSSKFDPSSYSSPKFDPSSSSYSSQMVASSSSSSYSSPKFDPSSSSYSSQMGAPSSPSSYSSSKFDPSSPSSYSSSKFDPSSSSYSSSKFDPSSSSYSSQTVASSSSSSYSSPKFDPSSSSYSSQTDAPSSPSSYSSSKFDPSSSSYSSQTVSSSYSSPKFDPSSSSYSSQTDAPSSPSSYSSSKFDPSSSSYSSQTVSSSYSSPKFDPSSSSYSSQTGAPSSSSSYSSSKFDPSSSSYSSQTVASSSSSKFDPSSSSYSSQTVASSSSSSKFDPSFSSYSSRTLAPSSSSSYSPTVAPTSSSYSSTFAPSSSSSSKFASSSSPELRLVLLGRSGSGKSTAGNSILGQAEFASRPESLTAVTQECEKKKALVAGRKVALVDTPDWFSSEHTPDEVRAQISSCVTLSSPGPHAFLYCVPVDQPAKTDLQALEALEIVFGPEAVQRHTMVLFTHADRLKESGKTGNEGLEAYISNQRQDLLTLVEKCGDRFHVMERGRGRAEKNNVEELLEKVEQTVNEAGGHCYSCPAFQEAEKKVRQRQLEMVRDKGEKCWNRNPREKLDSSELKGRCFTHPCKL, encoded by the exons ATGAGTCAGGACTTCAGAGGGAGCTCCTATGGGTCCTCGCCCTCAGAACTCAGACTTGTGCTTTTGGGCAACATCGGCTGTGGAAAGACTTCATCGGGAGACACTATCTTAAGCCAGGTATCCCCTATCTTGTCTTCTGGATTGTCCGGGAGCTGCCAAGTGCGACAAGGTTTCATTGAGAGCCGCAGGGTAACGCTGGTGGAGGCGCCGAGATGGTACTGGAATAGTGGCCACATGGAGGCCACTGTCAGAAAAGAGACTGAGCGAGCATTCACGCTGGTGGCACCAGGCCCGCACGCCATTTTAGTGCTGGTGCCAGTTGGCCAGTTTACAGAG TTGGACAGCCGTGTGCCTGCAGAGCTCAAAGAGGTGTTTGGAGAGGAGGTACTGGACCACACCATGGTCCTCCTGACCTGTGGGGACTACTTAATGGGAAGGACGCTACAG GAGTACCTGCAAAAAGAGAACCCAGGCCTGAGGCAGATAATTGATCAATGTGGTGGGCGATGCCATGTCATCAATAACCGGCAACGACAAAAGAGGGAACAAGTCTCTGGGCTGTTTGAGATG GTGGAAAATATGGTGCAAAAGCATGGGATTTACTACCCGAAAACATGGCAGGAGAGAGAAATGGAAACACAATTGAAAAAAAGAGAACAAGAACTTGAGGAGAAATACAGAGTCAGCAGAGAGGAGAAGAAGAGCACTACTGCATCAACACACATCCCATGTACAGAAATACAGAGGAACATAGAAAAAGAGGATTATGGTGTCACAATGCTGAGGAGGAGAGCAGAgcgggaggagatggagagaacaGCTGTGAATGCGGCATCTAACGGGCTTCATTCCAAGCCACAGCCAAATGACAGCACTACACACCGGTTTGAGAGAACCCCAAGTTTTAAGCTGAACGCCG ATGGCGCTAAACTCTCACAAATGTCTGAGGTCAGACCAGCTGAGAAAATTGTCACAACTT TTCACCACAGACTCAACAGCTTGGATGACAGATCCCCAGAGGCATCTCCTACATCTTCTCCTCATTCGCCTGTCTTCTCTTCCTCCTCCTACTACTCCTCTCAAACGGGTGCCCCCTCATCACCCTCTTCCTACTTCTCTTCAAAGTTTGACCCCTCTTCCTACTCCTCTCCAAAGTTTGACCCCTCATCTTCCTCCTACTCCTCTCAAATGGTTGCCTCCTCATCTTCCTCTTCCTACTCCTCTCCAAAGTTTGACCCCTCATCCTCTTCCTACTCCTCTCAAATGGGTGCCCCCTCATCACCCTCTTCCTACTCCTCTTCAAAGTTTGACCCCTCATCACCCTCTTCCTACTCCTCTTCAAAGTTTGACCCCTCATCCTCTTCCTACTCCTCTTCAAAGTTTGACCCCTCATCTTCCTCCTACTCCTCTCAAACGGTTGCCTCCTCATCTTCCTCTTCCTACTCCTCTCCAAAGTTTGACCCCTCATCCTCTTCCTACTCCTCTCAAACGGATGCCCCCTCATCACCCTCTTCCTACTCCTCTTCAAAGTTTGACCCTTCATCTTCCTCCTACTCCTCTCAAACGGTTTCCTCTTCCTACTCCTCTCCAAAGTTTGACCCCTCATCCTCTTCCTACTCCTCTCAAACGGATGCCCCCTCATCACCCTCTTCCTACTCCTCTTCAAAGTTTGACCCCTCATCTTCCTCCTACTCCTCTCAAACGGTTTCCTCTTCCTACTCCTCTCCAAAGTTTGACCCCTCATCCTCTTCCTACTCCTCTCAAACGGGTGCCCCCTCATCTTCCTCTTCCTACTCCTCTTCAAAGTTTGACCCCTCATCTTCCTCCTACTCCTCTCAAACGGTTgcctcctcatcttcttcaaagttTGACCCCTCATCTTCCTCCTACTCCTCTCAAACGGTTGCCTCCTCATCTTCCTCTTCAAAGTTTGACCCCTCTTTCTCCTCCTACTCCTCTCGCACACTTGCCCCCTCATCATCCTCCTCCTACTCTCCGACAGTTGCTCCCACATCCTCCTCCTACTCTTCAACGTttgccccctcctcctcctcctcttcaaaaTTTGCCTCCTCATCCTCCCCAGAGCTGCGCCTAGTGTTGCTCGGAAGATCTGGATCTGGGAAGAGCACAGCCGGCAACAGCATTTTGGGGCAGGCGGAGTTTGCATCTCGCCCAGAGAGCCTCACTGCTGTCACTCAGGAGTGTGAGAAAAAGAAGGCGCTGGTTGCAGGCAGGAAG GTGGCACTGGTTGACACCCCAGACTGGTTCAGTTCAGAGCATACACCAGACGAGGTGCGAGCTCAGATCTCCTCTTGTGTTACTTTGTCCAGTCCTGGCCCACATGCCTTCCTCTATTGTGTCCCCGTGGACCAGCCAGCAAAGACCGACCTGCAAGCTCTTGAGGCCCTTGAGATTGTTTTTGGCCCAGAAGCAGTCCAAAGACACACTATGGTCCTCTTTACCCATGCAGACCGTCTGAAGGAGAGTGGAAAGACAGGGAACGAAGGTCTGGAGGCTTATATCTCCAATCAGCGTCAAGATTTATTAACATTGGTAGAGAAATGTGGGGACAGGTTTCATGTGATGGAGAGAGGAAGGGGGAGGGCAGAGAAGAACAATGTGGAGGAACTTCTTGAGAAGGTGGAGCAGACAGTGAATGAGGCAGGAGGACACTGTTATTCTTGTCCTGCTTTTCAGGAAGCAGAGAAAAAAGTGAGACagagacagctggagatggtaaGAGATAAAGGGGAAAAATGCTGGAACCGAAATCCCCGGGAGAAGTTGGACAGCTCAGAACTGAAGGGCAGGTGCTTTACCCATCCATGCAAACTGTGA
- the LOC117526261 gene encoding serine-rich adhesin for platelets isoform X2: protein MSQDFRGSSYGSSPSELRLVLLGNIGCGKTSSGDTILSQVSPILSSGLSGSCQVRQGFIESRRVTLVEAPRWYWNSGHMEATVRKETERAFTLVAPGPHAILVLVPVGQFTELDSRVPAELKEVFGEEVLDHTMVLLTCGDYLMGRTLQEYLQKENPGLRQIIDQCGGRCHVINNRQRQKREQVSGLFEMVENMVQKHGIYYPKTWQEREMETQLKKREQELEEKYRVSREEKKSTTASTHIPCTEIQRNIEKEDYGVTMLRRRAEREEMERTAVNAASNGLHSKPQPNDSTTHRFERTPSFKLNADGAKLSQMSEVRPAEKIVTTFHHRLNSLDDRSPEASPTSSPHSPVFSSSSYYSSQTGAPSSPSSYFSSKFDPSSYSSPKFDPSSSSYSSQMVASSSSSSYSSPKFDPSSSSYSSQMGAPSSPSSYSSSKFDPSSSSYSSSKFDPSSSSYSSQTVASSSSSSYSSPKFDPSSSSYSSQTDAPSSPSSYSSSKFDPSSSSYSSQTVSSSYSSPKFDPSSSSYSSQTDAPSSPSSYSSSKFDPSSSSYSSQTVSSSYSSPKFDPSSSSYSSQTGAPSSSSSYSSSKFDPSSSSYSSQTVASSSSSKFDPSSSSYSSQTVASSSSSSKFDPSFSSYSSRTLAPSSSSSYSPTVAPTSSSYSSTFAPSSSSSSKFASSSSPELRLVLLGRSGSGKSTAGNSILGQAEFASRPESLTAVTQECEKKKALVAGRKVALVDTPDWFSSEHTPDEVRAQISSCVTLSSPGPHAFLYCVPVDQPAKTDLQALEALEIVFGPEAVQRHTMVLFTHADRLKESGKTGNEGLEAYISNQRQDLLTLVEKCGDRFHVMERGRGRAEKNNVEELLEKVEQTVNEAGGHCYSCPAFQEAEKKVRQRQLEMVRDKGEKCWNRNPREKLDSSELKGRCFTHPCKL from the exons ATGAGTCAGGACTTCAGAGGGAGCTCCTATGGGTCCTCGCCCTCAGAACTCAGACTTGTGCTTTTGGGCAACATCGGCTGTGGAAAGACTTCATCGGGAGACACTATCTTAAGCCAGGTATCCCCTATCTTGTCTTCTGGATTGTCCGGGAGCTGCCAAGTGCGACAAGGTTTCATTGAGAGCCGCAGGGTAACGCTGGTGGAGGCGCCGAGATGGTACTGGAATAGTGGCCACATGGAGGCCACTGTCAGAAAAGAGACTGAGCGAGCATTCACGCTGGTGGCACCAGGCCCGCACGCCATTTTAGTGCTGGTGCCAGTTGGCCAGTTTACAGAG TTGGACAGCCGTGTGCCTGCAGAGCTCAAAGAGGTGTTTGGAGAGGAGGTACTGGACCACACCATGGTCCTCCTGACCTGTGGGGACTACTTAATGGGAAGGACGCTACAG GAGTACCTGCAAAAAGAGAACCCAGGCCTGAGGCAGATAATTGATCAATGTGGTGGGCGATGCCATGTCATCAATAACCGGCAACGACAAAAGAGGGAACAAGTCTCTGGGCTGTTTGAGATG GTGGAAAATATGGTGCAAAAGCATGGGATTTACTACCCGAAAACATGGCAGGAGAGAGAAATGGAAACACAATTGAAAAAAAGAGAACAAGAACTTGAGGAGAAATACAGAGTCAGCAGAGAGGAGAAGAAGAGCACTACTGCATCAACACACATCCCATGTACAGAAATACAGAGGAACATAGAAAAAGAGGATTATGGTGTCACAATGCTGAGGAGGAGAGCAGAgcgggaggagatggagagaacaGCTGTGAATGCGGCATCTAACGGGCTTCATTCCAAGCCACAGCCAAATGACAGCACTACACACCGGTTTGAGAGAACCCCAAGTTTTAAGCTGAACGCCG ATGGCGCTAAACTCTCACAAATGTCTGAGGTCAGACCAGCTGAGAAAATTGTCACAACTT TTCACCACAGACTCAACAGCTTGGATGACAGATCCCCAGAGGCATCTCCTACATCTTCTCCTCATTCGCCTGTCTTCTCTTCCTCCTCCTACTACTCCTCTCAAACGGGTGCCCCCTCATCACCCTCTTCCTACTTCTCTTCAAAGTTTGACCCCTCTTCCTACTCCTCTCCAAAGTTTGACCCCTCATCTTCCTCCTACTCCTCTCAAATGGTTGCCTCCTCATCTTCCTCTTCCTACTCCTCTCCAAAGTTTGACCCCTCATCCTCTTCCTACTCCTCTCAAATGGGTGCCCCCTCATCACCCTCTTCCTACTCCTCTTCAAAG TTTGACCCCTCATCCTCTTCCTACTCCTCTTCAAAGTTTGACCCCTCATCTTCCTCCTACTCCTCTCAAACGGTTGCCTCCTCATCTTCCTCTTCCTACTCCTCTCCAAAGTTTGACCCCTCATCCTCTTCCTACTCCTCTCAAACGGATGCCCCCTCATCACCCTCTTCCTACTCCTCTTCAAAGTTTGACCCTTCATCTTCCTCCTACTCCTCTCAAACGGTTTCCTCTTCCTACTCCTCTCCAAAGTTTGACCCCTCATCCTCTTCCTACTCCTCTCAAACGGATGCCCCCTCATCACCCTCTTCCTACTCCTCTTCAAAGTTTGACCCCTCATCTTCCTCCTACTCCTCTCAAACGGTTTCCTCTTCCTACTCCTCTCCAAAGTTTGACCCCTCATCCTCTTCCTACTCCTCTCAAACGGGTGCCCCCTCATCTTCCTCTTCCTACTCCTCTTCAAAGTTTGACCCCTCATCTTCCTCCTACTCCTCTCAAACGGTTgcctcctcatcttcttcaaagttTGACCCCTCATCTTCCTCCTACTCCTCTCAAACGGTTGCCTCCTCATCTTCCTCTTCAAAGTTTGACCCCTCTTTCTCCTCCTACTCCTCTCGCACACTTGCCCCCTCATCATCCTCCTCCTACTCTCCGACAGTTGCTCCCACATCCTCCTCCTACTCTTCAACGTttgccccctcctcctcctcctcttcaaaaTTTGCCTCCTCATCCTCCCCAGAGCTGCGCCTAGTGTTGCTCGGAAGATCTGGATCTGGGAAGAGCACAGCCGGCAACAGCATTTTGGGGCAGGCGGAGTTTGCATCTCGCCCAGAGAGCCTCACTGCTGTCACTCAGGAGTGTGAGAAAAAGAAGGCGCTGGTTGCAGGCAGGAAG GTGGCACTGGTTGACACCCCAGACTGGTTCAGTTCAGAGCATACACCAGACGAGGTGCGAGCTCAGATCTCCTCTTGTGTTACTTTGTCCAGTCCTGGCCCACATGCCTTCCTCTATTGTGTCCCCGTGGACCAGCCAGCAAAGACCGACCTGCAAGCTCTTGAGGCCCTTGAGATTGTTTTTGGCCCAGAAGCAGTCCAAAGACACACTATGGTCCTCTTTACCCATGCAGACCGTCTGAAGGAGAGTGGAAAGACAGGGAACGAAGGTCTGGAGGCTTATATCTCCAATCAGCGTCAAGATTTATTAACATTGGTAGAGAAATGTGGGGACAGGTTTCATGTGATGGAGAGAGGAAGGGGGAGGGCAGAGAAGAACAATGTGGAGGAACTTCTTGAGAAGGTGGAGCAGACAGTGAATGAGGCAGGAGGACACTGTTATTCTTGTCCTGCTTTTCAGGAAGCAGAGAAAAAAGTGAGACagagacagctggagatggtaaGAGATAAAGGGGAAAAATGCTGGAACCGAAATCCCCGGGAGAAGTTGGACAGCTCAGAACTGAAGGGCAGGTGCTTTACCCATCCATGCAAACTGTGA